In Vibrio sp. 10N, the following proteins share a genomic window:
- a CDS encoding TatD family hydrolase, translating to MIDSHCHLDLLAQQKDLQQVLREAREQGVEKIIVPAINEANWTTIQTLSEHNDDIYYALGFHPQFLDDLNERSLDNLAARVTPMLPEKCVAIGECGLDFYHGRENETLQKQYLNAQIDIANQSQLPILLHCRKAHQDLVALLKRNSPQYGGVVHGFSGSVQQAMDFIKLGLKIGVGGVITYPRAKKTRATIAALPLESLLIETDAPDMPLSGYQGLPNEPKMVNMVLSSLIELRNESEQTVTSQLSINGKLTFKFCD from the coding sequence ATGATAGATAGCCACTGCCATTTGGATTTACTTGCACAGCAAAAAGATTTGCAACAGGTGCTGAGGGAGGCGAGAGAGCAGGGGGTTGAGAAAATCATTGTCCCAGCGATCAATGAAGCGAATTGGACGACCATCCAAACACTGAGTGAGCACAACGACGACATTTACTACGCGCTTGGTTTTCATCCGCAATTTCTCGATGATCTGAATGAGCGTAGTTTGGATAATTTGGCAGCAAGGGTGACACCTATGCTACCTGAAAAGTGTGTCGCCATTGGTGAGTGCGGTCTGGATTTCTATCATGGCCGAGAAAATGAAACGCTGCAAAAACAGTATCTCAACGCTCAAATTGATATTGCTAACCAGAGCCAATTGCCGATTTTACTCCATTGCCGAAAAGCGCATCAGGATCTGGTGGCGTTATTAAAGCGTAATTCTCCTCAATATGGCGGAGTGGTTCATGGGTTTAGTGGTAGCGTTCAACAGGCGATGGACTTCATAAAACTGGGGTTAAAAATCGGTGTTGGTGGGGTGATCACTTACCCTAGAGCTAAGAAAACACGCGCCACGATCGCAGCACTGCCACTAGAGAGTTTGTTAATAGAAACGGATGCACCAGATATGCCATTAAGTGGCTATCAAGGCCTTCCCAATGAACCCAAGATGGTAAACATGGTGCTATCGTCTTTGATTGAGCTGCGAAATGAATCTGAGCAAACGGTTACCTCACAATTATCAATTAATGGCAAATTGACGTTTAAATTTTGTGACTAA
- a CDS encoding DUF5363 family protein — MLKLFKRWLAKYDEWCESLGLTPENKRSCVPYKKEPQDDDR, encoded by the coding sequence ATGTTGAAGTTGTTTAAGAGATGGCTAGCTAAATATGACGAGTGGTGTGAGTCCCTCGGATTAACACCAGAAAATAAGCGCAGCTGCGTACCATATAAGAAAGAGCCACAAGACGATGATAGATAG